The proteins below come from a single Lepeophtheirus salmonis chromosome 4, UVic_Lsal_1.4, whole genome shotgun sequence genomic window:
- the LOC121116435 gene encoding putative glutaminase 2 isoform X3, whose translation MYQTILLFSKPILYAICMENLGEQVVHKYQGREPSGHSSKEIVLDCNNKPYNPLVESGGIMSSSLILQKVKPELTVLSEKYEYVQQCFDRMAGGEYIGFNNVDYLAQRIGMDQQKAVAYFMRENKCFPEDNVNIDKTLDFNAQIQALEVNSESNAVIAATLANGGICPIKSEKILEQTTVNCVLSLMYTCGLHLSAGEFAFNIGLPAISSGHGALTVVIPNVMGISLWSPMLDSLDNSIRGMEFCKKLIDIFSFHRFDCFEQMKQSRLQKIDPTLSHKPINQFYRTIGMIQAAAKGDLDNLKLAYLQNSNINNADGDDRTALHLACAEGHTNCIQFLLYQCAANPFLADRWGVTAATEAQKSKKEEVQQIMKDYLLTHSKEHLDDDRERELHSKPQNDEPKLLKLITTTVFKDKIGLLLKVSESQDHTTSV comes from the exons atgtatcaaaCTATTCTACTTTTCAGCAAGCCTATACTCTATGCTATATGTATGGAAAATCTTGGTGAACAAGTAGTTCACAAGTATCAAGGACGAGAGCCATCAGGACATAGCtcaaaagaaattgttttagaTTGCAATA ATAAGCCTTATAATCCTCTTGTAGAGTCTGGTGGTATTATGTCCTCCTCTCTTATCCTTCAGAAGGTGAAGCCCGAACTCACAGTTCTGTCAGAGAAATATGAATATGTCCAGCAATGTTTTGAT AGAATGGCTGGAGGAGAGTATATCGGATTCAATAACGTCGACTATTTAGCTCAAAGAATCGGTATGGATCAACAAAAAGCTGTTGCTTACTTCATGCGTGAAAATAAGTGCTTTCCAGAGGATAATGTAAACATTGATAAGACGTTGGACTTTAACGCAcag ATTCAAGCCTTGGAAGTAAATAGTGAAAGTAATGCCGTGATCGCTGCAACCCTGGCCAATGGAGGAATATGTCCTATTAAATCAGAGAAGATCCTTGAACAAACAACTGTGAACTGTGTTTTATCCCTCATGTACACTTGTGGACTTCATCTTTCCGCCGGAGAATTTGCTTTCAAT ATTGGTTTGCCAGCCATCTCATCGGGGCATGGAGCTTTAACCGTTGTAATTCCAAATGTGATGGGTATTTCATTATGGTCACCCATGTTAGACTCACTTGATAACTCCATTAGAGGAATGgagttttgcaaaaaattaattgacattTTCAGCTTCCATAG atttgacTGCTTTGAGCAAATGAAACAGTCAAGACTACAGAAAATAGATCCAACCTTATCTCATAAACCAATAAATCAGTTTTATAGAACAATAGGAATGATACAAGCAGCAGCAAAAGGGGACTTGgataatttgaaatt AGCCTATCTCCAAAATTCAAACATCAATAATGCTGACGGAGATGATCGAACAGCACTTCATTTGGCTTGCGCTGAGGGACATACCAACTGTATACAATTTTTACTCTATCAATGTGCTGCAAATCCCTTTCTTGCTGATAG atggGGTGTAACAGCAGCTACAGAGGCTCAGAAAAGCAAGAAGGAAGAAGTCCAACAAATaatgaaagattatttattgaCTCATTCCAAAGAACATCTTGACGATGACCGGGAACGTGAGCTCCATTCTAAACCACAAAATG atGAACCAAAACtcctaaaattaattacaacaacagttttcaaagataaaattgGACTTTTATTAAAG GTAAGTGAGAGTCAAGACCATACCACCTCAGTTTAA
- the LOC121116435 gene encoding putative glutaminase 2 isoform X1 — protein sequence MNTTGQVIDQKGPNKCKWSVSICTVDGQRLSLGCATDPFTMKDLCKPILYAICMENLGEQVVHKYQGREPSGHSSKEIVLDCNNKPYNPLVESGGIMSSSLILQKVKPELTVLSEKYEYVQQCFDRMAGGEYIGFNNVDYLAQRIGMDQQKAVAYFMRENKCFPEDNVNIDKTLDFNAQIQALEVNSESNAVIAATLANGGICPIKSEKILEQTTVNCVLSLMYTCGLHLSAGEFAFNIGLPAISSGHGALTVVIPNVMGISLWSPMLDSLDNSIRGMEFCKKLIDIFSFHRFDCFEQMKQSRLQKIDPTLSHKPINQFYRTIGMIQAAAKGDLDNLKLAYLQNSNINNADGDDRTALHLACAEGHTNCIQFLLYQCAANPFLADRWGVTAATEAQKSKKEEVQQIMKDYLLTHSKEHLDDDRERELHSKPQNDEPKLLKLITTTVFKDKIGLLLKVSESQDHTTSV from the exons ATGAACACAACCGGGCAAGTTATTGATCAAAAAGGACCAAATAAATGCAAATGGAGCGTTTCAATTTGTACCGTCGATGGACAAAGGCTCTCTCTCGGATGTGCAACTGATCCTTTTACAATGAAAGATCTCTG CAAGCCTATACTCTATGCTATATGTATGGAAAATCTTGGTGAACAAGTAGTTCACAAGTATCAAGGACGAGAGCCATCAGGACATAGCtcaaaagaaattgttttagaTTGCAATA ATAAGCCTTATAATCCTCTTGTAGAGTCTGGTGGTATTATGTCCTCCTCTCTTATCCTTCAGAAGGTGAAGCCCGAACTCACAGTTCTGTCAGAGAAATATGAATATGTCCAGCAATGTTTTGAT AGAATGGCTGGAGGAGAGTATATCGGATTCAATAACGTCGACTATTTAGCTCAAAGAATCGGTATGGATCAACAAAAAGCTGTTGCTTACTTCATGCGTGAAAATAAGTGCTTTCCAGAGGATAATGTAAACATTGATAAGACGTTGGACTTTAACGCAcag ATTCAAGCCTTGGAAGTAAATAGTGAAAGTAATGCCGTGATCGCTGCAACCCTGGCCAATGGAGGAATATGTCCTATTAAATCAGAGAAGATCCTTGAACAAACAACTGTGAACTGTGTTTTATCCCTCATGTACACTTGTGGACTTCATCTTTCCGCCGGAGAATTTGCTTTCAAT ATTGGTTTGCCAGCCATCTCATCGGGGCATGGAGCTTTAACCGTTGTAATTCCAAATGTGATGGGTATTTCATTATGGTCACCCATGTTAGACTCACTTGATAACTCCATTAGAGGAATGgagttttgcaaaaaattaattgacattTTCAGCTTCCATAG atttgacTGCTTTGAGCAAATGAAACAGTCAAGACTACAGAAAATAGATCCAACCTTATCTCATAAACCAATAAATCAGTTTTATAGAACAATAGGAATGATACAAGCAGCAGCAAAAGGGGACTTGgataatttgaaatt AGCCTATCTCCAAAATTCAAACATCAATAATGCTGACGGAGATGATCGAACAGCACTTCATTTGGCTTGCGCTGAGGGACATACCAACTGTATACAATTTTTACTCTATCAATGTGCTGCAAATCCCTTTCTTGCTGATAG atggGGTGTAACAGCAGCTACAGAGGCTCAGAAAAGCAAGAAGGAAGAAGTCCAACAAATaatgaaagattatttattgaCTCATTCCAAAGAACATCTTGACGATGACCGGGAACGTGAGCTCCATTCTAAACCACAAAATG atGAACCAAAACtcctaaaattaattacaacaacagttttcaaagataaaattgGACTTTTATTAAAG GTAAGTGAGAGTCAAGACCATACCACCTCAGTTTAA
- the LOC121116435 gene encoding putative glutaminase 2 isoform X2: protein MNTTGQVIDQKGPNKCKWSVSICTVDGQRLSLGCATDPFTMKDLCKPILYAICMENLGEQVVHKYQGREPSGHSSKEIVLDCNNKPYNPLVESGGIMSSSLILQKVKPELTVLSEKYEYVQQCFDRMAGGEYIGFNNVDYLAQRIGMDQQKAVAYFMRENKCFPEDNVNIDKTLDFNAQIQALEVNSESNAVIAATLANGGICPIKSEKILEQTTVNCVLSLMYTCGLHLSAGEFAFNIGLPAISSGHGALTVVIPNVMGISLWSPMLDSLDNSIRGMEFCKKLIDIFSFHRFDCFEQMKQSRLQKIDPTLSHKPINQFYRTIGMIQAAAKGDLDNLKLAYLQNSNINNADGDDRTALHLACAEGHTNCIQFLLYQCAANPFLADRWGVTAATEAQKSKKEEVQQIMKDYLLTHSKEHLDDDRERELHSKPQNGK, encoded by the exons ATGAACACAACCGGGCAAGTTATTGATCAAAAAGGACCAAATAAATGCAAATGGAGCGTTTCAATTTGTACCGTCGATGGACAAAGGCTCTCTCTCGGATGTGCAACTGATCCTTTTACAATGAAAGATCTCTG CAAGCCTATACTCTATGCTATATGTATGGAAAATCTTGGTGAACAAGTAGTTCACAAGTATCAAGGACGAGAGCCATCAGGACATAGCtcaaaagaaattgttttagaTTGCAATA ATAAGCCTTATAATCCTCTTGTAGAGTCTGGTGGTATTATGTCCTCCTCTCTTATCCTTCAGAAGGTGAAGCCCGAACTCACAGTTCTGTCAGAGAAATATGAATATGTCCAGCAATGTTTTGAT AGAATGGCTGGAGGAGAGTATATCGGATTCAATAACGTCGACTATTTAGCTCAAAGAATCGGTATGGATCAACAAAAAGCTGTTGCTTACTTCATGCGTGAAAATAAGTGCTTTCCAGAGGATAATGTAAACATTGATAAGACGTTGGACTTTAACGCAcag ATTCAAGCCTTGGAAGTAAATAGTGAAAGTAATGCCGTGATCGCTGCAACCCTGGCCAATGGAGGAATATGTCCTATTAAATCAGAGAAGATCCTTGAACAAACAACTGTGAACTGTGTTTTATCCCTCATGTACACTTGTGGACTTCATCTTTCCGCCGGAGAATTTGCTTTCAAT ATTGGTTTGCCAGCCATCTCATCGGGGCATGGAGCTTTAACCGTTGTAATTCCAAATGTGATGGGTATTTCATTATGGTCACCCATGTTAGACTCACTTGATAACTCCATTAGAGGAATGgagttttgcaaaaaattaattgacattTTCAGCTTCCATAG atttgacTGCTTTGAGCAAATGAAACAGTCAAGACTACAGAAAATAGATCCAACCTTATCTCATAAACCAATAAATCAGTTTTATAGAACAATAGGAATGATACAAGCAGCAGCAAAAGGGGACTTGgataatttgaaatt AGCCTATCTCCAAAATTCAAACATCAATAATGCTGACGGAGATGATCGAACAGCACTTCATTTGGCTTGCGCTGAGGGACATACCAACTGTATACAATTTTTACTCTATCAATGTGCTGCAAATCCCTTTCTTGCTGATAG atggGGTGTAACAGCAGCTACAGAGGCTCAGAAAAGCAAGAAGGAAGAAGTCCAACAAATaatgaaagattatttattgaCTCATTCCAAAGAACATCTTGACGATGACCGGGAACGTGAGCTCCATTCTAAACCACAAAATG GTAAGTGA
- the LOC121116435 gene encoding putative glutaminase 2 isoform X4 codes for MYQTILLFSKPILYAICMENLGEQVVHKYQGREPSGHSSKEIVLDCNNKPYNPLVESGGIMSSSLILQKVKPELTVLSEKYEYVQQCFDRMAGGEYIGFNNVDYLAQRIGMDQQKAVAYFMRENKCFPEDNVNIDKTLDFNAQIQALEVNSESNAVIAATLANGGICPIKSEKILEQTTVNCVLSLMYTCGLHLSAGEFAFNIGLPAISSGHGALTVVIPNVMGISLWSPMLDSLDNSIRGMEFCKKLIDIFSFHRFDCFEQMKQSRLQKIDPTLSHKPINQFYRTIGMIQAAAKGDLDNLKLAYLQNSNINNADGDDRTALHLACAEGHTNCIQFLLYQCAANPFLADRWGVTAATEAQKSKKEEVQQIMKDYLLTHSKEHLDDDRERELHSKPQNGK; via the exons atgtatcaaaCTATTCTACTTTTCAGCAAGCCTATACTCTATGCTATATGTATGGAAAATCTTGGTGAACAAGTAGTTCACAAGTATCAAGGACGAGAGCCATCAGGACATAGCtcaaaagaaattgttttagaTTGCAATA ATAAGCCTTATAATCCTCTTGTAGAGTCTGGTGGTATTATGTCCTCCTCTCTTATCCTTCAGAAGGTGAAGCCCGAACTCACAGTTCTGTCAGAGAAATATGAATATGTCCAGCAATGTTTTGAT AGAATGGCTGGAGGAGAGTATATCGGATTCAATAACGTCGACTATTTAGCTCAAAGAATCGGTATGGATCAACAAAAAGCTGTTGCTTACTTCATGCGTGAAAATAAGTGCTTTCCAGAGGATAATGTAAACATTGATAAGACGTTGGACTTTAACGCAcag ATTCAAGCCTTGGAAGTAAATAGTGAAAGTAATGCCGTGATCGCTGCAACCCTGGCCAATGGAGGAATATGTCCTATTAAATCAGAGAAGATCCTTGAACAAACAACTGTGAACTGTGTTTTATCCCTCATGTACACTTGTGGACTTCATCTTTCCGCCGGAGAATTTGCTTTCAAT ATTGGTTTGCCAGCCATCTCATCGGGGCATGGAGCTTTAACCGTTGTAATTCCAAATGTGATGGGTATTTCATTATGGTCACCCATGTTAGACTCACTTGATAACTCCATTAGAGGAATGgagttttgcaaaaaattaattgacattTTCAGCTTCCATAG atttgacTGCTTTGAGCAAATGAAACAGTCAAGACTACAGAAAATAGATCCAACCTTATCTCATAAACCAATAAATCAGTTTTATAGAACAATAGGAATGATACAAGCAGCAGCAAAAGGGGACTTGgataatttgaaatt AGCCTATCTCCAAAATTCAAACATCAATAATGCTGACGGAGATGATCGAACAGCACTTCATTTGGCTTGCGCTGAGGGACATACCAACTGTATACAATTTTTACTCTATCAATGTGCTGCAAATCCCTTTCTTGCTGATAG atggGGTGTAACAGCAGCTACAGAGGCTCAGAAAAGCAAGAAGGAAGAAGTCCAACAAATaatgaaagattatttattgaCTCATTCCAAAGAACATCTTGACGATGACCGGGAACGTGAGCTCCATTCTAAACCACAAAATG GTAAGTGA